GATGGGCGCCACCGCCTCTTCCAGTTGCTCTTGCACGGTGGTGCCTGGCGTCAGGCGCGGTTCCTGGGGCACATAGCCGATCGTGGCCCCTTTGTCCGGATAGGCTTCTCCCATGAAATCCTTATCCACACCAGCCATGATCCGCAGCAGAGTGGACTTTCCGGCCCCGTTCGAGCCGATGACGCCGATCTTCGCACCATAGTAAAAGTACAGGGTGATGTCCTTGAGCACTTCCTTTTTGCCGTAGTGCTTCGTGAGATGGTTGATGCTAAACAGGTACCGCTCGCTCATATGTTCCTCGGCTGGACAGGTCGTGGTCTCCTACTCTGCCATTCTAGGTACATCGGCTTGGCTCAGGGACCATTACTGCACCCTCAGCGTCCCTGACACCGACGCAACCGCCGATAACCCCAGGAGATACAGGCTGCACGGAAGACAGGAATCACCAGGCGGAAACCCTTCGCTCTACTTCCTCGATCTGCTGGGCGGCGTCCAACGCTAGTCCGGGTGGGAGGTAGGGTATCCGCAGGAAAGGGATAGCCACCAGAGTGATTACGACCAGCGAGGGATCGCAAAGGAACAGTAAGACTGAAAGAAAGAGAGCCGCAAAAAATAATCTGTCCCCACTGCGGGCCAAGGGTACTGACCTTCGGGAGCGACGCGATCTCCCAGCCACGAGTTGATGTCCCCAGGGAATGGGGCTTGCTCACCGCCGCCAAGCACGGACCGGACGCAGACCTGGGTCCTTGGACTGATACTCCCAGACGATCTCGCCGTCAGGCGCCAACTCGATGATGCGGCCATTCGGTGGATCGTTCATCAAGGTGATCAAGGTGTTGCCATTGGGCAGGCGCTGGGCGGAGTTGGGATTATTGCAGTTGTAACTCCACACCAATTTCCCCGTTTTCAGATTGTACTCGGCGACCCGATTGTACTCGCACACCAGCACTCGTTCCTCGTCGATGGGTTCGATACTCTGCATGTGATTCATCCGGGCAAAGCTATGGGTGTCGCGGAGTTCCTTGAGCTGCAAATCCAGGCGGAAGCCGGTTGACCCCTGGGCGACGTTCCGCACGAGTAAGGTTTCGCCGTTGGGGAGGCGGCAGCCGGAGATAATATCAAAAGCCGGCCGGCTATAGATCGCCTTCTGCTTCCACTGTTTGTCGAAGAGATAAACATTATTGCGAGCGATGATCTGAATGTCATCATTGGGAAGGACATAGATGGCGAAGGGTTGTTGATTGATGAAATGGGCACGGATTTGCCGGCCATCGGCGTCAAAGACCAGGACCCGGCTGGTGTTGGTGTCCGCCACGAGAATCTGACCGTTGGACAGCCGCTTCATGTCGCAGGGGTAGTTCAGTCCTGTGATGCTCCACTTTTCCTTGAGATCGGCACCGAGTGAGACGACGCGGCCTTGGGAATAGCCCCGGATGTCAATCTCGATGATTTCCGTTACGCCGCGGATGCGGGGTTGGTATCGGAAGTCAGCGAGGGAAAGCTGTTGTCCCTGTTCCTTCCACCATTGCAACCAGGCATCGCGGGTTTTGGTGAGGGATTGCGGGTCTTTGCCGAAGCGGCCATTGGGCGGATGTTTTCCTCCGCTCAGTTGCAGGAGAAGGTCCTCAAGTTGCCAGAGGTGGCCGCGGGGCAAGTCCGGGATGAGGGCGAGGAGTTCGGACAAGTATTCCGACTCGCGGGTGGTCAGGAGCAGCGTCCAGAGGGCTGTGTACTTAACCTCGATATCCTTTTCTCGGCGCACGGCGTCACGGACTTGGGGATAGGCATCCGGGAGGCGGATGCGGCGGTTGGCCGGGCCGCCTTCGATCAAGGCGATCATCGCCATGCTGCGGCGAATGGGATGGCGGTCTTGCAACGCTGCCACTAGAGCCGGCTCGGCTTGACCATCGGGCGTTGCCGCCAGACTGATGAGAGCCTGACGGATAACTGATAGCACATTGTCGTCATCCGTAGCAGAGGGGAGGAACTCCAGCAGGGCCGGCACGGTCCCCGGCGGTTTTTGCTGCTGCAAGGCCCGCACCACCGCGGCCAGAACTTGACCCTGCGGGATCGTTTCCAAACGTTGCAAGGCCTGCTGCGCTCGATAGCGGACTTCCGGATCCGTGTGCTTGAGGGTGGCTTTCAAACGCCCGATCGCAGCAGCGCCGTATCGTTCCACCTCTTTGACCGCTCGCAAGCGTTCCTCAAAGGAATCGGCACCAAACTGCTGAATCCAATGGTCCAACTGATTCAGCTCGTTTTCTTTGAGCGTCCGGTTGCGAAGATACTCCAGCAGTCCCTTGCCATCCTTAGGGTCCAACTGGACGCGGCTGAGTAGCTGCTCATCACTGAGTACTTCCGCCGCCGGGGAATCCGCGGGGTCATTCAGCGGCGGGCGCCGTTGAATCGGTGCCAATTCTACAATCTGTTCACCGTTTGCAATCTGTACACGTACTCCAGGAGGTAAAACTTGTCCATTGGGGCGATCGGCGAGTAGCCTGAGAGCAAGGAGGATAGCAACACGATCATCTTCCTCTTTCGTTTGTGGCCTGTTCTGTTGTTTCACCCCGCTTTGTGTGGCCACGACTCGGATGGGATCGTTCCGAGGTGGCGGGGAGTTTTCCCGTGCCGAGAGGGTACAAGTCATGACCCATCCCAGCGCCACGGCCCACCAGCGCACCAAGCCCCACCTCATAGCTAGTCCTCCCGGAGAATCGGAGGCTAAAATCTTTGGCATGAGCACATCATCTTCAATCATATCATTTCACAGCTAGTTTCCCACTTGGAAAAAGGTTGTTAATTTGGCCACGCCAGGTTGCTGCCCGCCCGGTGGAAAGAACCCAATGTGGGAGCCGGTAGGAAGGAATTGCATGTGGGATGAGGCGACGGTGTACAGAAAAGCATCGGGGCAGGCCTGCGCGATCCGCGAGCGGTGAAGTGCCGCCTTTCCAATACAGCTTTCGACCGCTCGCGGAGAACTGCGGCGGTCCGATTGGGATAGTTTGGGATCCACTGCATTTTTTTCGAGGTATAGGCATCAGCCCTTGATGACGCCGATCGGTCTCATGCGGGCGACTTTGCGGGACAAGTCGGCTTGGTGGACGACTTCGACGACAGCATCGACGTTTTTGTAGGCTTGGGGTTGCTCTTCTGCCAGGCCGCCGCGGCTCGTGGCCATAGCGATGATTCCTTGGGCTTCGAGTTGCTTTTCCACGACCCGATCGCTGGCGGCGGCCTTAGCGGCGGTCCGGCTCAGTGCCCGCCCGGCCCCGTGGCAAGTGGAGCCGAAACTCTTGCTCATACTTCCCGCACTGCCAACGAGCACCCACGAGGCCCGGCCCATGTCCCCCGGAATGATCACCGGCTGGCCCACACTGCGGAAGGCTTCCGGCACTTCCGGATGGCCCGCCGGAAAGGCCCGGGTAGCTCCCTTGCGATGCACCCAAACGCGCTTCGGCTTGCCGTCAATGATGTGTTCCTCCAGTTTAGCGATGTTGTGAGCCACGTCGTAAAGCAGCTCCATACCCAGGTCCTGCCAGGAACGGCCAAACACCTCTGCAAACACCTCCCGCGCCTGATGCATGAGCAATTGTCGGTTGCAGAAGCCGAAGTTGGCCGCCGCCCGCATGGCCGCGATATACCGCTTGCCTTCCGGAGATTCCGCCGGTGCGCAGGCCAATTGCCGGTCGGGCAACGTGAAGCCATATTTGCTGGGGCAGCCCCGAAACAGCGCCAGGTAGTCATCACAGACTTGGTAACCCAGGCCGCGGCTGCCGGAATGGATCATCACGCAGACCTGGTTCTTTTCCAGGCCAAACACCTGGGCGACGGCTTCATCATAGATGGCGTCCACCACCTGCACTTCCAGGAAGTGGTTGCCGCTGCCCAACGTTCCGCACTGCTCGGAACCGCGCCGGACAGCATGGTCCGACACCTCGTCGGGGTCCGCGCCTTCGATGCGGCCCAGGGCTTCCGTGTGCAGCAAGTCTTCCGGTACGCCCAGATCCCGCTCGACGACAAAGCGCGGGCCTTCCGCCATCAAGCGGCGCGTCTCTTGAGGATTGAAGCGATACTTCCCGCCCCGTCCCACACCAGCGGGGATAGTCTGAAACAGACGGCGAACCAACTCTCGCAGGCGCGGCTGCACCTCGCTATAAGTCAAATTGGTTTTGACTAGCCGCACTCCGCAGTTGATGTCGTATCCTACGCCGCCGGGAGAAATCACCCCGCCTTCGGAAGGGTCGGTGGCGCAAACTCCCCCGATGCAGAAACCGTAGCCCCAGTGAATATCCGGCATGGCCAGACTAGCCACCTGAATGCCGGGTAAAAAGGCCACGTTTGCCACCTGCTCCGGGGCCATATCGGCGCGGATCGACTCGATCAACGCCTCATTGGCGAAAATGATCCCATCAACCCGCATCCCCGGCTTGTAATCCCGCGGGATGCGCCAGCGAGTCTCGTCGACTTTTTCTAAAGGACCAGCATATGCGGCTTTCATGGCTTGCCTCGCTCCTGCGTCCTGCCCCGAAAAGCTTTGCACCTTCGCCCAGCTCCGGTGATCATCCCCCCACCCGTCACTATCGTGCAAAATAAGCCCTTCCCAGTCCAGGCAGCCCATTATATGCACTCAGCTTCCCCTGAGCAGTCCGTGATCTCGCCCTTGGCCGAGTCCGGAGGATACGCCAGTACCCCCTACCAGACGAGCGAGTTTCGGCCCGGAGTTACCCCTCTGTATGACGACGGAGGGCAGTGGGTCAGAATAGCGCTGGGAGTTTGCCCCTACCGCACTACAATGTCCGGGCCAGAGTCGGTGCCGGTTGGCAACCTGCCCCATCCCATTCCCGGAGTCAGACCCATGCTTGGCATCCCGCAGTTGCTCAGCGAATTTGATCACGAGATGGCCAACACGCGCAAGGTCCTGGAACGGCTGCCGGAAGGGAAACTATCCTGGAAAGCCCATCCGAAATCCAACAGCATCGGTTGGGTCGGCACGCACGTGGCCAATATCCCCCGCTGGCTTGTACTGACTTTGCAGCAAGAGTCTCTGGATTTGGCACCACCTGGAGGAGAACCCTATCAGGAAGTACCACGGGATTCCGTTGGGGCTATCCTGGAGCTGTTCGATCAGAACGTGGCGGCGGCGCGGTCTGCTTTGGCGGCCGCTCAGGAAGAGGCTTTGCACCAGCCTTGGACACTCCTCCGCGGCGGCACCGTGATCTTCTCCATGCCGCGCTGGATGGTCATCCGGCTGTTCGTCATGAACCACTTGATCCACCATCGTGCCCATCTCTGCGTCTATCTCCGCTTGAACAACATCGCGGTGCCCGGCCTGTACGGCCCATCGGCAGACGATGCCACTTGATGCGGCAAGCCGAATAGAGATAGTACCGGTATTTTCTCAATTCCTGCTAAGCCCTGCTCTGTCCCCATCCCAACGGGTTAGACGGCAGGGTCATGGGAAAGTTTAAAGCTATGGGAAGGCTGGCCATGAGGGCGGGAGCTGAGGAGCGGCCAGCCAGCGGTCAGATGTCCACGATAACTTCAGCCAGAAAGGTGCCATCCGGCAGTTGTTCCACTTTCAGGCCATGATAGGTGATGGCTTTGACTTCGTGCCCCGGAAGATGCCGCTGCGGATCGAAGGGTTCACCCCAAGCCGTGGCTTGGAGTCCCTGAGAGTGCACTTGAACGTCGAAGCGGGAAAAGACCCAATGCTGCTCGTCGAAGGTCAATAGGAGGGTGCGAAGCCAATCGAACAGGAGTAATTCCCGATCTTCGCCTTCGATCCTAAAGGTTTGAGCGGTCTGGGGACGGACGCTGGTTATATCTTCCAGCAAGGTAGCGAATAAGGCCGTTGCCGCCTCGGCAAACAGGGTGTTCAAATCGGCGGCACGGATGCGCAGTCCCAAGTCGGCGGTGTGCTCGAAAAGTTCATACATGCCGGTCTGGAAATCTCCCTTTTGGCCCTCTAGCAGAAAGCGCACGGTTTGGATCCGGCTCTACCAGCGCACGACGGCGGTTCCCCAAGTCAACCCCGCGCCGAAGCCGCTGAGGACAACCAAACTACCCTCCCGGATTCGTCCTTCCGCCAGGGCTTCCTCCAGTGCGATGGGAATGCTCCCCGCCGAAGTGTTGCCGTATTTTTCCAAATTGTTGAACACCTTGCTGCGGGGAATGTGTAAGACATCGATGGCCGCATTGATGATCCGGATGTTGGCCTGATGGGCGATGTACAGGTCAATATCGCTGGTTTGAAGCTGAGCGGCTTTGAGGACATCCTGGATGGTATCGCACAAGATGCTAACCGCCCAGCGGAACACCGCCCGTCCGTCCATGAACATGTAGTGTCGGCCTTCGGCCAAGTCTTGGGGCGTGGGGGGCCGGCGGCTCCCACAGCATTCACGCATGAGGAGCGGCCCGCCATGACCATCCGAACCAAGGCTGTAGGCCAAAAAGCCCTGTTCCGGGGAACCTGGTTCCACGAAAACCGCTCCGGCACCATCTCCGAAGAGCGGATAGGTTTTGATATCATCCGGATTCAGGATGCGGCTGTTGGTATCCCCACCGATAACTAAGGCACGTTCGCTTAGGCCAGCTTTGACGTACGCCGCCGCCGTAATCAGGGCATACATGAAACCGGCACAGGCCGCTTCCACCTCGATGGCGGGACCGACCAGCCCCAGCCGATCCTGCACAATGCAGGCGGTGGAGGGGAAGGACATATCGGGCGTAAATGTGCCCAAGACCAGTAGGTCGCAGTCCTTCGCGCTCAGCCCTGTTTTAGCGAAGAGGTCTTGGGCCGCTTCCACGCATAAATCTGAGGTAGCTTGATGCGGGGCGGCGTGGCGCCGTTCCAGGATGCCCGTGCGCTTGACGATCCAATCCGAATCGAAGCCCAGCCGAGCGTGCAGGTGGTGGTTGTCGATGACCTGATCGGGAACGTATTTGCCAGCACCGACGATTTTGACCCCCATGAGGGTCCGGCAGGGGGGTCGCGGCGAGGTCCGCTCCGGCGCGTGATCCGCACTCGGCATCGGAGCGGGGGACCGCTCTATATTGGTCAGGAGTGGGAATTGTCGCATGCCTCTATCCCGTAAAACTCAGTCCGCCACCGAGCTGCACTCCAAACGCTCGGGTGAGCCATGATAATGGATGGCTTAGCTAATCTGGAGTCAATTGTCCCCCTCCGCTATGTCACTTTTTCCCAATTCCTACGCAGGCCTGTGGCGTGCTTGCCCACGTTATCGTTCGGCCCCACTGTCGAGAAAGCGTAATAAACCAAGCAGGGCGTGGGCAGTCGCATCGAGCCGGATGTTCCCATCCCGCGGGGACAGATGAAACGCCCCGATGAGCATGTGTGCCCGGAAGGCGTTGTCGAAGTGCCGCGTGTTGGCCTCGGTATATTGCAAACCGGCCAAGTAACGAGTGGCATCCACCACGGCAGTAGCATAACGGCCAAAACGATCCCGATCGGGAATCTGGCGAGTCACTTGGCAGGCTGCGGACAATGCCAGAACGAGCAAACCAGTTTCCGGTCCGGACGGGGTCTCCACAAGTCGGCCATCGCGGAATTGCCGGAAGCCACCAGCCCACTGGGGCAAGCGGGGATCCGTCACTGGGATTTGCAGGGTGCAGAGCCAATCGGCGGCTTCGCAGACAGCCGTCGCCGCTTCCGCCTCCTGAGTCTGGATAAACCATTCCGAGGCTGCCAGGATCAGGGATGCCGCCAGGAGCGGATGCGGATTCGCCCGGAAACGGGCACGATAATGACGCAAACCTCGGCGGATCAACTCCTGCTTCTCCGAAGAAGGGCGATACCGATAGCTACTAGCCACAGCCCACAACGCCCAACCGGGATGCTCGTACTCGCCGTGGGGGTACTGCCGCAAGGGGTCGCCGGCAGGATCGTCGATGTAATGAATGGAACCATCCGGTCGGCTCTGGCGGCGGAGAAACAGAGCCAGTCGTTCCGCCTCGTCGAGAAGCCGCCCTTCAACCGACGGCAGAGCGTGGATCGCCAGGATGACGCTTGCGGCAAAACCCACACGATTGCAGACATCAGACGGGGCGCGGGGAATGCGCACTTGGGTATCCTGGGTATCCACTGGGGCAGCGGCGAGTAAGGTCAGAATCGTCTGGCCTGCTCCGATGGCGTACTTCTCCTCGCCACAGAAACGGGCGGCCAAAGCCAAGGCCATCGCGGCGCGCGCTTGCGCCAAATCGTCATCCCCCTCGAGCGGCTCGCGTAATGCGGGATTGAAGCCATAAAGGAACCGGCCGTGCGTCTGATGCCGACGATGGAGCCACTCGGCTCCCCAAAGCATCCCTCGCACTGCCGCTTGGGTGGTAAACGGATAGGCGACCAGCGGTTCGAACCGCTTGAGCGGGATGTCCTGAGAAGAACGGGAAGTCACTCGATTCCCAGAAGTAGCTGAGCCAAGCGATCCTGCGCTGCCTGAGGCGGCTGAAGGGCGAGTCGGAACATCGCCAACAGCAGGAGGTGCTGCCTCTTTCGGAGCCGGTCGAGTCGGAGCAACTTGTCCCTGAGGATGCTGGGGATAGCTCGGATATGCCGCACTCCACCCCAGGATTCCCCCCACGGCCATCCCTGCCGACAGAAACAACCCCGTCCGGCGACGCATGCGACGCTTCCTCCTGCTTCCGTCCTGACCTCAGACAACTCACGGATGCTACGCAAAACCGCCTCAGAACGCAAGGTGAGCCGGACCGGTTCCTTCATCTACGGTTCATGCCCCCTCGGACCGCTCTGACCGCATAACATCGATACCTAGACGTGATGGATCGATTGAAATCTCAGCGGCTAACAAATCGGATCAGATCCGATCGGCCAGAAGACCTGATCGCTTGGTAAACGCAACGGATCGAAAACGAGATCGAAGGAGAGGAATCACACCAAACCCCACAAGCGTCGCAATCCCCATTCTCCTAGCAGGAAAAAGGCGAATAGGAAGAGCCACAACGGCAGGAAGCCTTGGGAGTGGTCCCGGCGCCAGTCGGGGTAGTAGCGAGGTTTGGGGCGCGTCCAAGCGAAGGTGTGTTGTTTGAGTTCGCGCAGGGCTTGCGGCAGGTCTTCCAGGCGCAGCGCCTTGCCGCCATATGCTTGGGAGAGCCGCTTCATGAAATCGTGATCAGCATTGACGCGTAACATTTCCTCGCTGACATCTGGCTGCACGATATAGCGCGCGGCGGCTTGTAAAAGGACGGGGCGTCCTTGCGGGTCCAATACCGGCTGGCCTTGCTCATTCTTCTTCGGACTACTCAGCAGGACGAAATACTCGCCCGGTTGGCGCGGGCGGTGGAGGACTTTCGCCCCCTCCGCATCTCGAAAGATAATCTCCGGGGGAGTCCGTTCCAACTCTTCGGCGTCCGGCTCTTTCTGATCCGACTTCAGCGGCACAATTTTCACTGTCATTTCCGCTTCCGGATCGTCGTCGCCATTAGGTTTTTTGACACCAACGCGCAACGTCTGTTCCGTTCCGACCTTGAGCTGCCGCAGCGCCGGCCGGATGTAGGCCTGTCCTTCCTCCTCTTCCTGATGGGCCAGCCAGAGGACGCATTGTTTCCAGAACCTCTGGTGAATGTCCAACCCTTGGCGGGTTTTGGGCTGCCCAAAGGAGGTCCACAAATAAGTGTCGTAAGCCGCGAAGGCCAGCACACGCCCGCGGTTAGCATCCCCAATCTGATGCCCGACGAGCAAGGGATCGCGATTCTCCGGCATGGGCCGCCCCGCTTCCACAGGATCGACTTGCGGAGCCGCCCAAGCATAGATTGTCCCGGTCGGCTTGCGGATCAGGCGATTGTATCCCGTAATTTTAGCACGGGAACGGCGGCTGTTGAGGGCATTCCAGAGGGCCGCGGATTCTGCACGGTCTTTTGCTAAGCGGCACATCTTGTCCAGCCCCGCTTCCGTCGGCACTATCTGGTACAGCTCCAGGGGGCGTTGCGTAGCGGGGTCCACGGCTTCGACGATCTTCCCAGGCAGGGGTGTCACGGGCAGCAGGTCTTCGGGCAAGTCATAGTAAGCGTGTTCTCCGCCGAGGAACATGACTCCCAGGCCGCGCCGAAGTACACGCTCGCGGAGTTTATCCCAAAAGGCCGCATCGACTTGAAGCAACTCGCTGCCCCGGACGTTGCCAATGATCACCACATCGTAGGCCTGAGCCTCGAAGTCGAGAAATTGGCGTTCCTGAAGCGTGGGAGGTAGGTCCTGGGTTTGCCGCAACACCAGGTTGATGTCAAAGCGTTTGTCGCTACGCAAGGCGTCCAGAAGTAAGGTATTTTCCCAGCGGAGGCGATCGATCACCAGTACGCGGATGCCGTCCTTGGTCACAGTCAGGTAGGTTTCCGAGGCGTTGTTGTGCGGGCTGCTTTCACCGCTTAAGGGCACAATTTGGCCGTCCCGTTCCTGGCCGACGACGAGGCGGACTTTGACCTCTCCCGGTTGATCGGGAGCCTTGAAGGTCAGGCGGATACGGTTGTCTTTCTCCTGAGATAATAGGAATTCGTCGGTGGCGACGCTCTTCTCTGCGACAAATACACGAGCGACAACCCGACTTCCGACATAACCATAAGCCTGAACGGAGGCGGTGACGGTCACTTCGGTCTTGATAGGGGCCGGTGCGGGATCGCATTGCACGGCGGTTACCACCAGATCACGAGTATCGGAGCGGGTGTTTTCGTCCCCGACCGTAAAGGTGGTCAACGGGACTCCGCGCCGCGCCCAGCGAGCCGCTTCTGCCACCGCAGAGTAACGCTGGCCATTGTCAGCGCCATCCCCAATCAACCAGTGCCCCCGCAGAAACCGCTCCGCCTGCCAGCGCTCGAAGCTGCGGTGCAGGTACGTCCCATAGTCGGAGCGCTTGCCATCCGCCACCGCCGACGGTGTGTACAGGCTGGTGGAGGGATCGAAGTCCGGTGAACCTATCGCGTAAAACACCACCTGTACCTGCTGCTCTTGGCTGAGTTCCTCTAAAAGCGGCTGGCACTTCTCCAGCATGCGGCGTACCGCTTCGATCCGCGATTGACTGTTCACCTCGTCCTGGACCGTCATACTTTCCGAAAGATCAATCCCCACCAACAGGACCGAGGGATAGCGTGGCTCCTGCTGCACACCAACGGCGGGGCGGACCGCCGTCATCAAAGCCACCGTCAAAGCGAAAAGGCGCAGGATGATCAGCACGGCCAACCGGCGCCGGCTGAGCTGTGGATGACTCCCATACGCCCAGAGAGTGATGCCGATGAGCACGAGAGCCAGAACCGCCCACGCTAGCAGGCCGTAGAACGGAATCGACCAGGGGTAAGCGGGTCGCAGGGTAACGAACCAGTCAGCCACTTGCATGGTTTTACCTCAAAGGTTCCGGCGATGGCGATGGCCGTTCGGCCTGCGGTTCCCTCCCAGAGAAGCGTTCCCTCCCCATCCTAGGGGAGCGGCGGTAGACGACCGCCGTCTCCCTCCGGCACCCTCGGATGGACCCATAGCACATCCGTAGCGGGAACCCAGCC
This Thermogemmata fonticola DNA region includes the following protein-coding sequences:
- a CDS encoding DinB family protein — translated: MLGIPQLLSEFDHEMANTRKVLERLPEGKLSWKAHPKSNSIGWVGTHVANIPRWLVLTLQQESLDLAPPGGEPYQEVPRDSVGAILELFDQNVAAARSALAAAQEEALHQPWTLLRGGTVIFSMPRWMVIRLFVMNHLIHHRAHLCVYLRLNNIAVPGLYGPSADDAT
- a CDS encoding PQQ-binding-like beta-propeller repeat protein translates to MRWGLVRWWAVALGWVMTCTLSARENSPPPRNDPIRVVATQSGVKQQNRPQTKEEDDRVAILLALRLLADRPNGQVLPPGVRVQIANGEQIVELAPIQRRPPLNDPADSPAAEVLSDEQLLSRVQLDPKDGKGLLEYLRNRTLKENELNQLDHWIQQFGADSFEERLRAVKEVERYGAAAIGRLKATLKHTDPEVRYRAQQALQRLETIPQGQVLAAVVRALQQQKPPGTVPALLEFLPSATDDDNVLSVIRQALISLAATPDGQAEPALVAALQDRHPIRRSMAMIALIEGGPANRRIRLPDAYPQVRDAVRREKDIEVKYTALWTLLLTTRESEYLSELLALIPDLPRGHLWQLEDLLLQLSGGKHPPNGRFGKDPQSLTKTRDAWLQWWKEQGQQLSLADFRYQPRIRGVTEIIEIDIRGYSQGRVVSLGADLKEKWSITGLNYPCDMKRLSNGQILVADTNTSRVLVFDADGRQIRAHFINQQPFAIYVLPNDDIQIIARNNVYLFDKQWKQKAIYSRPAFDIISGCRLPNGETLLVRNVAQGSTGFRLDLQLKELRDTHSFARMNHMQSIEPIDEERVLVCEYNRVAEYNLKTGKLVWSYNCNNPNSAQRLPNGNTLITLMNDPPNGRIIELAPDGEIVWEYQSKDPGLRPVRAWRR
- a CDS encoding vWA domain-containing protein, which gives rise to MQVADWFVTLRPAYPWSIPFYGLLAWAVLALVLIGITLWAYGSHPQLSRRRLAVLIILRLFALTVALMTAVRPAVGVQQEPRYPSVLLVGIDLSESMTVQDEVNSQSRIEAVRRMLEKCQPLLEELSQEQQVQVVFYAIGSPDFDPSTSLYTPSAVADGKRSDYGTYLHRSFERWQAERFLRGHWLIGDGADNGQRYSAVAEAARWARRGVPLTTFTVGDENTRSDTRDLVVTAVQCDPAPAPIKTEVTVTASVQAYGYVGSRVVARVFVAEKSVATDEFLLSQEKDNRIRLTFKAPDQPGEVKVRLVVGQERDGQIVPLSGESSPHNNASETYLTVTKDGIRVLVIDRLRWENTLLLDALRSDKRFDINLVLRQTQDLPPTLQERQFLDFEAQAYDVVIIGNVRGSELLQVDAAFWDKLRERVLRRGLGVMFLGGEHAYYDLPEDLLPVTPLPGKIVEAVDPATQRPLELYQIVPTEAGLDKMCRLAKDRAESAALWNALNSRRSRAKITGYNRLIRKPTGTIYAWAAPQVDPVEAGRPMPENRDPLLVGHQIGDANRGRVLAFAAYDTYLWTSFGQPKTRQGLDIHQRFWKQCVLWLAHQEEEEGQAYIRPALRQLKVGTEQTLRVGVKKPNGDDDPEAEMTVKIVPLKSDQKEPDAEELERTPPEIIFRDAEGAKVLHRPRQPGEYFVLLSSPKKNEQGQPVLDPQGRPVLLQAAARYIVQPDVSEEMLRVNADHDFMKRLSQAYGGKALRLEDLPQALRELKQHTFAWTRPKPRYYPDWRRDHSQGFLPLWLFLFAFFLLGEWGLRRLWGLV
- a CDS encoding RtcB family protein, which gives rise to MKAAYAGPLEKVDETRWRIPRDYKPGMRVDGIIFANEALIESIRADMAPEQVANVAFLPGIQVASLAMPDIHWGYGFCIGGVCATDPSEGGVISPGGVGYDINCGVRLVKTNLTYSEVQPRLRELVRRLFQTIPAGVGRGGKYRFNPQETRRLMAEGPRFVVERDLGVPEDLLHTEALGRIEGADPDEVSDHAVRRGSEQCGTLGSGNHFLEVQVVDAIYDEAVAQVFGLEKNQVCVMIHSGSRGLGYQVCDDYLALFRGCPSKYGFTLPDRQLACAPAESPEGKRYIAAMRAAANFGFCNRQLLMHQAREVFAEVFGRSWQDLGMELLYDVAHNIAKLEEHIIDGKPKRVWVHRKGATRAFPAGHPEVPEAFRSVGQPVIIPGDMGRASWVLVGSAGSMSKSFGSTCHGAGRALSRTAAKAAASDRVVEKQLEAQGIIAMATSRGGLAEEQPQAYKNVDAVVEVVHQADLSRKVARMRPIGVIKG
- a CDS encoding archease — translated: MYELFEHTADLGLRIRAADLNTLFAEAATALFATLLEDITSVRPQTAQTFRIEGEDRELLLFDWLRTLLLTFDEQHWVFSRFDVQVHSQGLQATAWGEPFDPQRHLPGHEVKAITYHGLKVEQLPDGTFLAEVIVDI
- a CDS encoding beta-ketoacyl-ACP synthase III, with protein sequence MRQFPLLTNIERSPAPMPSADHAPERTSPRPPCRTLMGVKIVGAGKYVPDQVIDNHHLHARLGFDSDWIVKRTGILERRHAAPHQATSDLCVEAAQDLFAKTGLSAKDCDLLVLGTFTPDMSFPSTACIVQDRLGLVGPAIEVEAACAGFMYALITAAAYVKAGLSERALVIGGDTNSRILNPDDIKTYPLFGDGAGAVFVEPGSPEQGFLAYSLGSDGHGGPLLMRECCGSRRPPTPQDLAEGRHYMFMDGRAVFRWAVSILCDTIQDVLKAAQLQTSDIDLYIAHQANIRIINAAIDVLHIPRSKVFNNLEKYGNTSAGSIPIALEEALAEGRIREGSLVVLSGFGAGLTWGTAVVRW